One Oryza glaberrima chromosome 11, OglaRS2, whole genome shotgun sequence genomic region harbors:
- the LOC127753812 gene encoding mannose/glucose-specific lectin-like: MTANDLSFRYLEDITDGFSHARKIGSGGYGEVYKGVEKTGRELAVKKLYQIPEIDDTQFKNEFNNLMKIQHPNTVRLIGYCYEVHNRHVEYNGEYVFGKTIYRVLCFEYLQNGSLDEHLYESRELDWCTRYKIIKGICEGLYYLHGRLKESIYHLDLKPANILLDRNMVPKIADFGLSRLFGGEQTHTTRNCIGTEYYMPPEYISRRKISNKYDIFSLGVIILQIIAGRSGYSKCVDTAPHQFFELVYKNWKDRIEATSMYNASLEEDCQQVRRCIEIALRCVEVDRQKRPTIRDIIRELKQTETNSSMSSWNQVRIAKIGQWGGIRGSFRDIEVAPYRLKTLIIGSAKFIYSIAFTYYDYNGQQHEVGPWGGHGPDIWNNHTIQLDQSEYLMEIAGTINSLPKAPYGAITSLTLVTNASSYGPYGEGGGTHFKIPTRNNSSIVGFFGRVGWYVEAFGIYVNPKLDATQEDETAVAKIGPWGGNGGEEHDIEVVPRRLESVTIHSADFVNSLAFSYIDQSGHHHTTGLWGGPGGEIHEVQLAPSEFLIGFSGTTGRSTPAQVDVVTSLILITNARSYGPFGRVAGTRFQVPMRNNASIVGFFGRADLYLNAIGVYANPEQQNVEQEVGVTKIGPWGGNGGSAHDIDITVTPRHLESITIRSGTVIDSLGFTYTDHNGQENSVGPWGGTGGGVYKIELGPSEFVTEVYGTIGPFRTCSSIITSLLFVTNVGRYGPFGEGRNGTRFQVPLHSDGSIVGFFGRAGRYVDSIGFYVTPI; this comes from the exons ATGACGGCAAATGATCTATCATTTCGGTATTTAGAAGATATTACAGATGGATTTTCACATGCCAGAAAAATTGGGAGTGGTGGGTATGGAGAGGTTTACAAG GGAGTGGAAAAAACAGGGAGAGAACTTGCCGTCAAGAAGCTTTATCAAATACCAGAGATTGATGATACACAATTTAAGAATGAATTCAATAACCTTATGAAGATCCAGCATCCAAATACTGTAAGGTTAATTGGTTATTGTTATGAAGTACATAATAGACATGTTGAGTACAACGGAGAATATGTTTTTGGTAAAACCATATACAGAGTTCTCTGCTTCGAATATTTGCAGAATGGTAGCCTTGACGAGCATCTATATG AATCTCGTGAACTTGATTGGTGCACACGGTACAAAATAATTAAGGGAATTTGTGAAGGTTTATATTATCTTCATGGGCGATTGAAAGAATCAATTTACCATTTAGACCTTAAACCTGCCAATATACTACTTGATAGGAACATGGTTCCAAAAATTGCAGATTTTGGGTTATCAAGACTCTTCGGTGGAGAACAAACCCATACCACCAGAAATTGCATAGGCACAGA GTATTATATGCCACCAGAGTATATATCGAGACGTAAAATCTCAAATAAGTATGATATTTTCAGCTTAGGTGTTATAATCCTACAGATAATAGCAGGCCGTTCAGGATATTCCAAATGTGTTGACACGGCCCCGCATCAATTTTTTGAGCTT GTATACAAGAACTGGAAGGATAGGATAGAGGCAACATCAATGTATAATGCATCACTTGAAGAAGATTGCCAGCAAGTAAGGAGATGCATTGAGATAGCATTACGTTGCGTGGAGGTCGACAGACAGAAGAGACCTACTATACGGGACATTATTCGTGAGTTGAAGCAAACAGAAACTAATAGTTCAATGTCATCGTGGAACCAG GTTAGAATTGCCAAGATTGGGCAGTGGGGTGGAATCAGAGGTAGTTTTCGCGACATTGAGGTTGCACCATACCGTCTGAAGACCTTGATAATCGGTAGTGCCAAATTCATCTACTCCATTGCCTTTACTTACTACGACTATAATGGACAGCAGCACGAAGTAGGTCCATGGGGTGGTCATGGACCTGATATATGGAACAACCATACG ATTCAGCTTGACCAATCAGAATATCTAATGGAAATTGCTGGAACAATTAACTCACTTCCAAAGGCACCATATGGTGCTATAACATCTCTTACTTTGGTCACAAACGCCAGTAGCTATGGACCTTACGGTGAAGGAGGAGGAACCCATTTCAAGATTCCTACCAGGAACAATAGTAGTATTGTTGGCTTCTTTGGGCGTGTAGGGTGGTATGTGGAAGCATTTGGCATCTATGTGAACCCTAAGCTGGATGCAACCCAAGAAGATGAG ACTGCGGTTGCCAAGATTGGGCCGTGGGGTGGAAATGGAGGGGAGGAACATGACATCGAAGTGGTACCACGCCGGCTTGAAAGTGTGACAATACACAGTGCTGACTTCGTGAATTCACTCGCATTTTCATATATTGATCAGAGTGGACATCATCATACTACTGGCCTGTGGGGCGGTCCTGGTGGGGAAATTCATGAG GTTCAGCTTGCCCCTTCAGAGTTTCTGATTGGGTTTTCTGGAACAACCGGTCGTTCTACTCCTGCACAAGTCGATGTCGTAACATCGCTGATTTTGATCACTAATGCCCGTAGCTACGGACCATTTGGTCGAGTAGCAGGAACTCGTTTCCAAGTTCCAATGCGGAACAATGCTAGCATCGTTGGCTTCTTCGGTCGAGCAGATCTGTATCTCAATGCAATTGGTGTCTATGCCAACCCTGAACAGCAAAACGTCGAACAAGAG GTTGGGGTCACCAAGATTGGGCCATGGGGTGGAAATGGAGGGAGTGCTCATGACATCGACATCACTGTCACACCCCGACATCTGGAGAGCATAACAATTCGATCTGGCACCGTCATCGACTCACTTGGATTTACATACACCGACCATAATGGGCAAGAGAACTCCGTAGGTCCATGGGGTGGCACCGGCGGTGGAGTTTATAAG ATTGAGCTTGGTCCTTCGGAATTTGTGACGGAAGTTTATGGTACAATCGGTCCGTTTCGTACCTGCTCCAGTATTATAACGTCACTCCTGTTCGTCACCAATGTTGGGAGGTATGGACCTTTCGGAGAAGGAAGAAACGGAACTCGTTTCCAGGTTCCATTGCACAGCGATGGCAGCATAGTTGGCTTCTTCGGTCGTGCAGGCAGGTATGTCGATTCGATTGGTTTCTATGTAACTCCTATTTGA